Proteins encoded by one window of Dreissena polymorpha isolate Duluth1 chromosome 11, UMN_Dpol_1.0, whole genome shotgun sequence:
- the LOC127850389 gene encoding ankyrin repeat and SOCS box protein 8-like encodes MNEAGDKISINFSVVKDQRIVVCTNMEYFEDDLYECIIKNKKAPVFQYIKRGLDPNHAFRSVDRPERLGKTMLEIAVLEGSTDIVKLLLDRKCDVNLMYIVNVNQFSYQLEQFKKMERLKLTCIYRCIVYSQVHLVRMLVSGGFDVNIHDERGCSALWHAVDQNDYEMMKAMLISKTADVNKCDNTSKLTPLHIAAMKGNVKMSSLLIQRGADVDRVQLRGSTALVLACRSANYDTVRILLLNGADPNHVGFNGHNVISTALQSTTDTRIPKMLLVCGALVDQELIDICRKEGKKFMLFKEHPEFFELLKECASVPRSMKTLCCLAIRRLLVKSGSNMHLIMKVEKLPLPRLIKDYLLFGHV; translated from the coding sequence ATGAACGAAGCAGGTGATAAAATTAGCATCAACTTCAGTGTTGTGAAGGACCAGAGGATAGTGGTCTGCACTAATATGGAATACTTCGAAGATGATCTATATGAGTGCATTATTAAGAATAAAAAGGCCCCAGTGTTTCAGTACATCAAACGCGGCCTTGATCCGAATCACGCGTTTCGAAGCGTTGACCGACCTGAACGACTTGGAAAGACCATGCTCGAGATAGCTGTGCTAGAAGGCTCCACTGACATCGTCAAACTTCTATTGGATCGTAAATGTGACGTGAACCTTATGTACATTGTTAACGTTAATCAGTTTTCCTATCAACTGGAGCAGTTCAAGAAAATGGAGCGTCTGAAACTAACATGTATATACCGATGCATCGTTTACTCTCAAGTGCATTTAGTACGAATGCTAGTAAGTGGAGGTTTTGACGTGAACATCCATGATGAACGGGGATGTTCGGCTTTGTGGCACGCTGTAGACCAGAATGACTATGAAATGATGAAGGCTATGCTAATTTCAAAGACTGCCGATGTAAACAAATGTGACAATACCAGTAAATTGACGCCTTTACATATCGCCGCGATGAAGGGCAACGTCAAGATGTCATCGTTATTGATTCAGCGCGGCGCAGACGTCGATCGGGTTCAACTTCGTGGATCAACTGCGTTAGTTCTTGCATGTAGGTCGGCAAATTACGACACTGTGAGGATTTTACTTTTAAACGGTGCTGATCCAAATCACGTCGGATTTAACGGTCACAACGTCATATCGACAGCGCTACAATCAACGACAGATACTCGTATACCCAAGATGCTGCTCGTATGCGGGGCCCTTGTAGATCAAGAGCTCATAGATATTTGTAGAAAGGAGGGCAAGAAATTCATGCTGTTTAAGGAGCATCCTGAATTCTTCGAGCTTTTAAAAGAATGCGCATCCGTTCCACGCTCCATGAAGACGTTATGTTGCTTAGCTATTCGCCGGCTGCTGGTTAAGTCGGGAAGTAACATGCATTTGATAATGAAAGTTGAGAAACTTCCGCTTCCAAGGTTGATCAAAGATTACTTGTTGTTTGGGCACGTATAG